TCTGCCGCCGCCGCTGGGCGCCTAATGTCTCGGTTCCCAAAGATGCCGTTTCGGTCATAAAGGGTGCGGACATACTCACCTGCTATCAGTTCAACACCGGAACGGCAGAGCATTATTTCTGCTCAAAATGCGGGATCTATACGTTCCACCGCCGCCGCAGCAATCCTGATGAATATGGCGTCAATGTCAGCTGCTTTGAGGGTATCACGATGTCTGATTACAACAACGCCCCCATCTTTGACGGGATCAACCACCCAAGCGACAGGTGAGGGGTTGCCCCCATACAGGGGTATCAGGTATGCATAAAACCCCGAATATATGAGATGAAGGAAGATACCATGCGTATCGCGATTGCCGGTCTTGGCACGGTTGGTGCTGAGGTTGCCCGACAGCTTATCAATGAAAAACCCCTTGATGCCCG
This portion of the Parvularculales bacterium genome encodes:
- a CDS encoding GFA family protein, whose protein sequence is MAAKDTAKRHGTCHCGAVEFAIPADTDFTKAKRCDCTFCRRRWAPNVSVPKDAVSVIKGADILTCYQFNTGTAEHYFCSKCGIYTFHRRRSNPDEYGVNVSCFEGITMSDYNNAPIFDGINHPSDR